A window of the Osmia lignaria lignaria isolate PbOS001 chromosome 2, iyOsmLign1, whole genome shotgun sequence genome harbors these coding sequences:
- the Pis gene encoding phosphatidylinositol synthase, with protein sequence MTESENIFLFVPNIIGYGRVILAIISFYFMRTNHIIASWCYIISALLDAVDGHAARYFNQGTKFGAMLDQLTDRVGTMCLLAVLCIFYPSYSFWFQLSMTIDISCHWLYLHTSLLQGKTSHKFIDMSENPIMKVYYTNRTVLFFMCAGNEAFYAALYLLYFTEGPILVGISLFKLVMYLSAPVAIVKAAISLLHGYVSCINLSIIDLKERQQLKAK encoded by the exons ATGACGGAATCTGagaatatatttttgtttgtgCCCAACATTAttg GCTATGGCAGAGTGATTTTGGCTATTATATCCTTTTACTTTATGAGAACTAACCACATTATAGCATCATGGTGTTACATTATTAGTGCACTATTAGATGCAGTGGATGGCCATGCAGCAAGATATTTCAATCAAGGCACCAAATTTGGTGCAATGTTAGATCAGTTGACTGATCGTGTTGGTACTATGTGTCTTTTAGCTGTATTATGCATATTTTATCCTTCATACTCATTCTGGTTTCAATTAAGCATGACTATTGACATTAGTTGCCACTGGTTATATTTGCATAC GTCTCTTTTGCAAGGAAAGACAAGTCATAAATTTATTGACATGTCTGAAAATCCAATTATGAAAGTATATTACACTAATCGTACAGTTCTGTTTTTTATGTGTGCTGGTAATGAAGCTTTTTATGCAGCTTTATATCTTCTGTATTTTACAGAAGGACCCATTT tGGTTGGTATAAGCTTATTCAAACTGGTTATGTATCTTTCTGCCCCAGTAGCAATCGTTAAAGCTGCTATTTCTTTATTACATGGATATGTATCTTGTATTAATTTGAGTATAATTGATTTGAAGGAAAGACAACAACTAAAAGCAAAATAA